In a genomic window of Phacochoerus africanus isolate WHEZ1 chromosome 6, ROS_Pafr_v1, whole genome shotgun sequence:
- the PPOX gene encoding protoporphyrinogen oxidase isoform X3, with protein sequence MRVCTVLPSVALVLSLTLKVASLAMDSLCRGVFAGNSRELSIRSCFPSLFQAEQTHRSILLGLLMGAGRSPQPDSALIRQARAERWSQWSLRGGLETLPQALNAHLTSRGVSVLRGQPVSGLSLQAEGCWKVSLGDSSLEADHIISAVPASVLSKLLPPEAAPLAHALSTINAVSVAVVNLQYQGARLPVQGFGHLVPSSEDPVILGIVYDSVAFPEQDGSPSGLRVTVMLGGSWLQTLEARSCVLSQELFQQEAEKAVATQLGLKEPPSHCLVHLHKNCIPQYTLGHWQKLQSATQYLAAQKLPLTLAGASYEGVAVNDCIESGRQAAARVLGTESNI encoded by the exons ATGAGAGTGTGCACAGTTTTGCCCAGCGTCGCCTTGGTCCTGAG TCTCACCCTTAAGGTGGCGTCTCTAGCCATGGACAGTCTCTGCCGTGGAGTGTTTGCAGGCAACAGTCGCGAGCTCAGCATCAGGTCCTGCTTTCCCAGCCTCTTCCAGGCTGAACAAACCCATCGTTCCATATTACTGGGGCTGCTGATGGGGGCAG GACGGAGTCCACAGCCAGACTCAGCACTTATTCGTCAGGCTCGGGCTGAACGCTGGAGCCAGTGGTCACTCCGTGGAGGACTGGAGACATTGCCCCAAGCCCTTAATGCCCACCTGACTAGTAGGGGTGTCAGTGTTCTCAGAGGCCAGCCAGTCTCTGGGCTCAGCCTCCAGGCAGAAGGGTGCTGGAAG GTGTCTCTAGGGGACAGCAGCCTGGAGGCTGACCACATTATTAGTGCTGTTCCAGCTTCAG TGCTCAGCAAGCTGCTCCCTCCTGAGGCTGCACCTCTGGCTCATGCCCTGAGTACCATcaatgctgtgtctgtggctgtggtgaaccTGCAGTACCAAGGAGCTCGTCTGCCTGTCCAG gGATTTGGGCATTTGGTGCCATCCTCAGAAGACCCAGTCATCCTGGGAATCGTGTATGACTCAGTTGCTTTCCCTGAGCAGGATGGAAGCCCCTCTGGCCTCAGAGTGACT GTGATGCTGGGAGGTTCCTGGTTACAGACACTAGAAGCCAGAAGCTGTGTCTTATCCCAGGAGCTGTTCCAacaggaggcagagaaagcagTTGCCACACAGTTAGGTTTAAAGGAGCCACCAAGTCACTGCTTGGTCCATCTACACAAG aaCTGTATCCCCCAGTATACATTAGGCCACTGGCAAAAACTGC AGTCAGCTACCCAATACCTGGCTGCTCAGAAGCTGCCCTTGACTCTGGCTGGAGCCTCCTATGAGGGGGTTGCTGTCAATGACTGCATAGAGAGTGGGCGCCAGGCAGCAGCCCGGGTCCTGGGCACAGAGTCGAATATTTGA
- the B4GALT3 gene encoding beta-1,4-galactosyltransferase 3 translates to MLRRLLERPCTLALLVGSQLAVMMYLSLGGFRSLSALFGREQEPTFDYSHPHDVYSNLSHLHGAPVAPGGPPAPQGLPYCPERSPLLVGPVSVSFSPVPSLVEIMERNPRVEPGGRYRPAGCEARSRTAIIVPHRAREQHLRLLLYHLHPFLQRQQLAYGIYVIHQAGNGTFNRAKLLNVGVREALRDEEWDCLFLHDVDLLPENDHNLYVCDPRGPRHVAVAMNKFGYSLPYPQYFGGVSALTPDQYLKMNGFPNEYWGWGGEDDDIATRVRLAGMKISRPPTSVGHYKMVKHRGDKGNEENPHRFDLLVRTQNSWTQDGMNSLTYRLLARELGPLYTNITADIGTDPRGPRTPTGPRYPPGSSQAFRQEMLQRRPPARPGPLPTANHTAPHGSQ, encoded by the exons ATGTTGCGGAGgctgctggagcggccctgcACACTGGCCCTGCTTGTGGGCTCCCAGCTGGCTGTCATGATGTACCTGTCGCTGGGAGGCTTCCGAAGCCTCAGTGCCCTATTTGGCCGAGAGCAGGAGCCAACTTTTGACTATTCTCATCCCCACGATGTCTACAGTAACCTCAGTCACCTGCATGGGGCCCCTGTTGCCCCAGGGGGCCCTCCAGCACCTCAAGGTCTGCCCTACTGTCCAGAACGATCCCCTCTCTTAG TGGGTCCCGTGTCCGTGTCCTTTAGCCCAGTGCCGTCGCTGGTAGAGATTATGGAGAGGAATCCCCGGGTGGAACCGGGGGGCCGGTACCGCCCTGCAGGGTGTGAGGCCCGGTCCCGAACAGCCATAATTGTGCCCCACCGTGCCCGAGAGCAGCACCTGCGCCTGCTGCTGTACCACCTGCACCCGTTCCTGCAGCGTCAGCAGCTTGCTTATGGCATCTATGTCATCCACCAG GCTGGAAATGGAACATTTAATAGGGCAAAGCTGCTGAATGTTGGGGTGCGGGAGGCCCTGCGTGATGAAGAATGGGACTGCCTGTTCTTGCATGATGTGGACCTACTGCCAGAGAATGACCACAACCTGTATGTGTGTGACCCCCGAGGACCCCGACATGTTGCTGTTGCCATGAACAAGTTTGGATACAG cctcccGTACCCCCAGTACTTTGGAGGGGTCTCGGCGCTCACTCCTGACCAGTACCTGAAGATGAATGGCTTCCCCAATGAATACTGGGGCTGGGGTGGTGAGGATGATGACATTGCTACCAG GGTACGCCTCGCTGGGATGAAGATCTCTCGCCCCCCCACATCTGTGGGACACTATAAGATGGTGAAGCACCGAGGAGATAAGGGCAACGAGGAAAATCCCCACAG ATTTGACCTCCTGGTCCGTACTCAGAATTCCTGGACACAAGATGGGATGAACTCACTGACATACCGATTGCTGGCTCGAGAGCTGGGCCCTCTCTATACGAACATCACAGCAGACATTGGAACTGACCCTCGGGGTCCCCGGACTCCCACTGGTCCCCGTTACCCACCTGGCTCCTCCCAGGCTTTCCGTCAAGAGATGCTGCAGCGCCGGCCCCCAGCCAGGCCTGGCCCTCTGCCTACTGCCAACCACACAGCTCCCCACGGTTCACAATGA